GGGGTGAGGGGCGGAAATTCCTCAAAAAAGTCGTGAACGGTACCGGAAAGTTCAAGTGTGAGTTCACTGCGGTAGCCTAAAGTGGACAGTAGGTCTTTTGATCTCTCTAATAGATCACCGGTGCGCATTGCTGATAGTGCGGATTTGATTACGTCTTTGTTCATTGTGTTGTGTTCCTACGCGTCTATAAAAAATGGGGTGGCAGTGTGTGCCAGCCCCTGTTATTTTGGACTATTGGTGGATAAGTTCAACGGCTTGTGCAGTACTATTCACGCGTGTATCTATCTTTCCTTTGTTGAAGCGTAATGTTAATCCATGTTGTGATTAGGGTCTACAGTCTCTATGGGGGTAACTGCTGATCCGTCAGTTGCCACTGTAATAGGGGTGCTGGCAGTTTCCAAAGGTTCAAGAGGAAGACGGCATCCTAAAGCACTGAGTACGGTTCTAAGCGTATCAATCTTTGGTGCTTTAGTGTTCTCTAACGCCTCCGATAGGAGGTCTGGTTTAATGTTTATTTGCTTGACGAGTTCAGAAATTCCGCCCTGCGCTTCAACGACATACTGAAGTGCTAACTGAATTATGGCGAGATTCCCGTGGATCTGGTACTCTTCCATGATTGCATCGAGAAACCCTCCTACATCTCCCTGTTCTTTAAGTTGTTCTACAATGAATGCATCCCATGTTCCATAAATTTTCATTATTTGTGCCTCTCCTTGTATTCTCTCCAATAGTTTTTTGCGCGTTCAATATCCCGCCTCTGCGAAGACTTATCGCCCCCGCAGAGGAGCAGAACAACTGTGTTATCTACTTCACCATAATAGATACGATAGCCTGGTCCGAAGTCAAGTCGTAGTTCCCAAACCCCATCACCTACAGATCTATGGTCGCCAAGATTGCCTGCTCTAATAGATGTTAAACGCGCTTGAATCCGTTGTTGTACCCTTGTATCCCGAATTGAAAGGAACCATTCTCTAAAAGGTTGGGAACCGTTTGGAATCTGGTAAAAATCTATGATCCGCGGATGTGCATTACGCATTGATGGTCTTTCGTTTATCCATAAGCGATAAGTGGCTACATAAAATTGAGTGCATTGAAATCTATATTGATGTTTGAAATATAATACCATGCCCCATTATAAAAAATCAAGATTGTTGTGATATAGGGTTAGGGTCATTTAGTTTTAAGTTTTTTGGATGAGTTATTTTTTTTATCTATGCATG
The Candidatus Poribacteria bacterium DNA segment above includes these coding regions:
- a CDS encoding type II toxin-antitoxin system RelE/ParE family toxin, which produces MRNAHPRIIDFYQIPNGSQPFREWFLSIRDTRVQQRIQARLTSIRAGNLGDHRSVGDGVWELRLDFGPGYRIYYGEVDNTVVLLLCGGDKSSQRRDIERAKNYWREYKERHK